From Bacteriovorax sp. Seq25_V, a single genomic window includes:
- the clpA gene encoding ATP-dependent Clp protease ATP-binding subunit ClpA, with amino-acid sequence MSKKLETIINEAIRRANGLKHEYLTLENVLLAMLGDEQVVDILTHCGAEVSEMRRDLEEFISDESNFSILSSEQIEDLSKRQFVNDELRSLAKENGIEYQPEISLALQRVIQRAAIHVQSAGKRHIKGVNLLVALFQEKESFALYTIQKQGIERFDIVRAISHGIDAPESAVEQDNVERLGNDDFESEDIPTKKTTFLDKYSQNLNKLALENKIDPLVGREEEVERIVQVLCRRRKNNPLLVGEAGVGKTAIVEGLARRINERNVPEILFDTQVFALDMASLVAGAKYRGDFEQRLKGVIKELQEMNDAGENTILFIDEMHTVMGAGATTGGSMDASNLLKPALSNGTLRCIGSTTYGEHRKFIEKDPAFNRRFQKVDVDEPSLDDTFHILKGLRSKFEQFHEIKISDSVLRAAVDLTARYLTDRHNPDKSIDAIDEAGALNRIRTQSKRKSSISKKDIEVVVAKMANIPKITVETTEKDKIKNLNENLKLLIYGQDHAVDLVTQSIIMSKSGLGNEDKPIASFLFAGPTGVGKTELARQLASELGCHVERFDMSEFMEKHAISKLIGAPPGYVGYDQGGTLTDAVKKNPHCVVLLDEIEKAHPDLFNILLQVLDHGKLTDSQGRVTDFRNTVIIMTTNAGAKEMDTGSIGLGSKVDSNISKRDKTIKNFFSPEFRNRLDQIVHFNKLGTEFVIKIVEKFLSRLEHQLTLKNVELEVEYEAKKWLAETGFDEKMGARPIARIIDQKLKTPLSSEVLFGKLTKGGKVLVKKVGNDVSLELTAAKEKVH; translated from the coding sequence ATGTCAAAAAAACTAGAAACAATTATTAATGAGGCAATTCGTCGCGCTAACGGATTAAAGCACGAATACCTCACTCTTGAAAATGTTCTTCTTGCTATGCTCGGTGACGAGCAGGTTGTGGATATCTTAACTCATTGTGGGGCAGAGGTATCTGAGATGAGAAGAGATCTTGAAGAGTTTATTAGTGATGAATCAAACTTTAGCATTTTGAGCTCAGAGCAGATTGAAGATCTCTCTAAAAGACAATTTGTTAATGATGAACTTAGATCTCTTGCTAAGGAAAATGGAATTGAATACCAACCAGAAATCTCATTAGCACTGCAAAGAGTAATTCAGCGCGCTGCAATTCATGTTCAGTCTGCGGGAAAAAGACATATTAAAGGAGTTAATCTTTTAGTCGCTCTTTTCCAAGAGAAGGAGAGTTTCGCTCTTTATACAATTCAAAAACAAGGAATCGAGAGATTTGATATCGTGAGAGCAATTTCTCATGGTATTGATGCTCCAGAAAGTGCTGTTGAACAAGATAATGTTGAGCGACTTGGTAATGATGACTTTGAAAGTGAGGATATTCCTACTAAGAAGACAACATTCCTTGATAAGTACTCTCAAAATCTTAATAAACTTGCTCTCGAAAATAAAATTGACCCTCTTGTGGGAAGAGAAGAAGAAGTGGAAAGAATCGTTCAGGTCCTTTGTCGGCGAAGAAAGAACAATCCTCTTCTCGTTGGGGAGGCAGGGGTTGGAAAGACTGCGATCGTCGAAGGTCTTGCAAGAAGAATTAATGAAAGAAATGTTCCAGAGATTCTCTTTGATACTCAAGTCTTTGCCCTTGATATGGCCTCGCTTGTTGCGGGAGCAAAATATCGCGGGGACTTTGAGCAGAGACTTAAGGGTGTGATCAAAGAACTTCAAGAAATGAATGATGCCGGAGAGAACACCATCCTTTTTATTGATGAAATGCATACGGTGATGGGAGCAGGGGCGACAACAGGTGGTTCAATGGATGCCTCTAATCTTTTAAAGCCAGCTCTTAGTAATGGAACTTTAAGATGTATCGGTAGTACGACATATGGTGAGCATAGAAAATTTATCGAAAAAGACCCCGCATTTAATAGAAGATTTCAAAAAGTTGATGTGGATGAGCCATCTTTAGATGATACCTTCCATATCTTGAAAGGACTTCGTTCTAAATTTGAACAATTTCATGAAATTAAGATATCTGATTCTGTTTTAAGAGCTGCGGTTGACCTAACTGCAAGATATCTAACAGACAGACACAATCCAGATAAATCAATTGATGCTATCGACGAGGCCGGTGCTCTTAATAGAATTAGAACTCAGAGCAAGAGAAAGTCGTCGATTTCTAAGAAAGATATTGAAGTTGTTGTGGCTAAAATGGCCAATATTCCAAAGATTACTGTGGAAACAACTGAGAAAGATAAGATTAAAAATCTAAATGAGAACCTTAAACTTCTGATTTATGGACAAGACCATGCGGTAGATCTCGTCACTCAATCGATCATTATGTCTAAGTCAGGTCTTGGAAATGAAGATAAACCAATCGCTAGTTTCCTTTTTGCTGGCCCAACTGGGGTAGGGAAGACTGAACTTGCAAGGCAACTTGCAAGTGAACTTGGTTGTCATGTTGAAAGATTCGATATGTCTGAGTTTATGGAAAAGCATGCCATTTCTAAACTTATTGGTGCGCCTCCGGGTTATGTTGGTTATGACCAAGGGGGGACTTTAACAGATGCGGTTAAGAAAAACCCTCATTGTGTTGTGCTTCTTGATGAGATTGAGAAGGCACATCCGGACCTTTTTAACATTCTTTTACAAGTTTTAGATCATGGAAAGCTTACTGATTCGCAGGGAAGAGTAACTGATTTTAGAAATACAGTCATAATTATGACAACAAATGCTGGCGCTAAAGAGATGGATACGGGAAGTATTGGTCTTGGAAGTAAGGTTGATAGCAATATTTCAAAGAGAGATAAGACGATAAAGAACTTTTTTTCCCCTGAATTTAGGAATCGCTTAGATCAAATTGTCCATTTTAATAAACTTGGCACAGAATTTGTCATAAAAATTGTAGAAAAGTTCCTTTCGAGACTCGAACATCAATTAACTTTAAAAAATGTAGAGCTCGAAGTTGAGTATGAGGCTAAAAAGTGGCTTGCCGAAACTGGTTTTGATGAGAAGATGGGAGCTCGACCAATCGCTCGAATCATCGACCAGAAGCTGAAGACGCCACTTTCGTCTGAGGTTTTATTTGGAAAATTGACCAAGGGTGGGAAGGTTTTAGTTAAAAAAGTAGGCAATGATGTATCCCTTGAATTAACGGCCGCTAAAGAAAAAGTTCATTAA
- a CDS encoding SH3 domain-containing protein produces MKETHTDNSLDDFEKKIKAKINFQNMLDRNIKKNENTPVSDLIRSTTQTVLPKDEFNSQQNKIDTSAVTEKLDRLEGLVQSLIINQQTMKSLIPENIPSNDKSLEVDQLKEVIVKSNENQKKLILNSLIILSIVSVTTAYILSNTNKKSRELVVTPAPIAKVVETPTYITTKYLNMRTIASTKGEIQLVIPPNSRIKIIEEKGDWKLINFKDYVKNTEYKGWVYGENLKKI; encoded by the coding sequence ATGAAAGAGACACACACAGACAACTCTTTAGATGATTTTGAAAAAAAGATTAAAGCAAAAATCAATTTTCAAAATATGCTCGATAGAAATATCAAGAAGAATGAAAATACACCAGTTTCAGATCTTATTAGATCAACAACACAAACTGTGCTACCAAAAGATGAATTTAACTCCCAACAGAATAAGATTGATACAAGTGCAGTAACAGAGAAACTTGATCGTCTAGAAGGTCTGGTACAATCTCTTATTATCAATCAGCAAACAATGAAGAGTCTTATTCCTGAAAATATTCCAAGTAATGATAAATCTCTTGAAGTGGATCAGTTAAAAGAAGTAATTGTTAAAAGTAATGAGAATCAAAAAAAATTAATTTTGAATTCTCTAATTATTTTATCAATTGTTTCTGTCACAACGGCGTATATACTTTCTAACACCAATAAAAAGAGTAGAGAATTAGTCGTCACTCCAGCGCCAATAGCAAAGGTTGTTGAGACGCCAACATATATCACAACGAAATATTTAAACATGCGAACAATTGCTAGTACTAAAGGAGAGATTCAACTTGTAATACCTCCGAATTCACGTATTAAAATCATCGAAGAAAAAGGTGATTGGAAATTAATTAACTTTAAAGATTACGTGAAAAACACAGAGTATAAAGGTTGGGTTTACGGAGAAAACTTAAAGAAAATATAA
- a CDS encoding TetR/AcrR family transcriptional regulator, protein MEHTDEKSQEVHFRILNAVTKLEVSKGHLGWKISDIAKEADVTRSLVYYYLGKDKQVILSEAVKFMLEKIFNLFEDEPVQVQYRIKIALQEIKRMPYLLVLFILNRKQDNFIGEIIRVGEERLFSLLQRLYPAMKPNDILKIYLLELGAAMYGDLTEAQVEEFFPE, encoded by the coding sequence ATGGAACATACTGACGAAAAATCACAAGAGGTCCACTTTAGGATCTTAAATGCTGTAACGAAACTTGAAGTCTCAAAAGGTCATCTGGGTTGGAAAATTTCAGATATCGCAAAAGAAGCTGATGTTACAAGAAGCCTTGTTTATTATTACTTGGGCAAAGATAAGCAGGTCATTCTAAGTGAGGCCGTGAAATTTATGCTAGAAAAGATTTTCAATCTCTTCGAAGATGAGCCTGTCCAAGTGCAATATCGTATCAAAATAGCACTTCAAGAAATAAAGAGAATGCCTTATCTTTTGGTTCTATTTATATTAAATAGAAAACAAGATAACTTCATTGGAGAGATTATCCGAGTCGGAGAAGAACGCCTCTTCTCCCTGCTACAAAGGCTCTATCCAGCAATGAAGCCAAATGATATTTTAAAAATATACTTGCTAGAATTGGGGGCGGCCATGTATGGTGACCTTACCGAAGCGCAAGTGGAAGAGTTCTTCCCTGAATAA
- the astE gene encoding succinylglutamate desuccinylase, whose product MPSIIEKLYKGSSFLELTKENESRLPSEKDIRKNYTLEILGTGLLKIIPNNVDSSHAYIISTAIHGNETAPIEIVDGILKDFFKGSLQICAPTLFIFGSPKSMNIQKRFVDFNLNRLFAGAWRNTKPCYETTRAEELEKVCYDFRNEFNKHQLAHYDLHTAIKPSKHEKFAIYPFAIERAKVSETQIAFMEDLGCEAVLFSKSKSTTFSCFSANELRAESFTVELGKVWPFGKNPTENFKKADDTLRSLLSGHYVTREKPSESLIKYDVHSSIIKQGSNFKFLYTKDVDNFESFAKDTPLYEDNGKIYKTEEDELALIFPNTDVEIGQRAGLLLRRRRND is encoded by the coding sequence ATGCCATCTATAATCGAGAAACTATATAAAGGAAGTTCATTTCTTGAACTGACGAAAGAAAATGAGAGTAGACTCCCGTCTGAAAAAGATATTCGTAAAAATTACACATTAGAGATTCTTGGAACAGGTCTTTTAAAAATTATTCCAAACAATGTTGATAGCAGTCATGCCTATATCATCTCAACAGCAATTCATGGTAACGAGACAGCTCCGATTGAAATTGTTGATGGTATTTTAAAAGATTTCTTTAAAGGTTCTCTTCAGATTTGTGCACCGACACTTTTTATCTTCGGTTCACCAAAATCTATGAATATTCAAAAGCGCTTTGTTGACTTTAATTTAAATAGGCTTTTTGCAGGAGCCTGGAGGAATACTAAGCCTTGTTATGAGACAACTCGAGCAGAAGAGCTTGAAAAGGTTTGTTACGACTTTCGAAATGAATTTAATAAACATCAACTTGCACATTATGATCTGCACACAGCAATCAAACCTTCCAAGCATGAAAAATTTGCGATCTATCCATTTGCAATAGAAAGGGCAAAGGTGTCTGAGACACAGATTGCCTTCATGGAAGATCTTGGTTGTGAGGCGGTTCTCTTTTCTAAATCAAAATCCACAACTTTCTCATGTTTCAGTGCCAATGAGCTAAGAGCTGAAAGTTTCACAGTAGAGCTTGGAAAAGTATGGCCCTTTGGAAAGAACCCCACAGAAAATTTTAAAAAAGCTGATGACACACTAAGATCACTTCTTTCTGGACACTATGTTACAAGAGAGAAGCCGAGTGAATCACTTATCAAGTACGATGTTCATTCATCAATCATTAAGCAGGGTAGTAACTTCAAGTTTCTGTACACAAAAGATGTCGATAACTTTGAAAGCTTTGCTAAAGACACCCCTCTTTATGAAGATAATGGTAAAATATATAAAACTGAAGAAGATGAGCTCGCTCTAATTTTTCCAAATACAGACGTGGAAATTGGACAAAGAGCTGGACTACTTCTTAGAAGGAGAAGAAATGACTAA
- a CDS encoding NADPH-dependent FMN reductase — MTKKITIVVASDGKNLDLANQITKDAKVDNVEFNIIRLSQYSLPLYTNDEEQANGIPQAAKDLYSELKPSHGYIFIAPEYNGSVPPIFINSIAWVSRSGNEDWREVFNEKPAIIATHSGGGGIHVLEAMQSQLSFIGVNVIARKLHTTYSKPLNLDSLDAAMRQLVQYASLG, encoded by the coding sequence ATGACTAAGAAAATTACAATCGTTGTTGCAAGTGATGGAAAGAATCTCGATCTTGCAAATCAAATAACTAAAGATGCAAAAGTTGATAATGTTGAATTCAATATTATTAGATTAAGCCAGTACTCTCTTCCTCTTTACACAAATGATGAAGAGCAGGCCAATGGAATTCCACAAGCAGCAAAAGACCTCTATTCAGAACTTAAGCCAAGCCATGGTTACATCTTTATTGCTCCAGAGTACAATGGTTCAGTTCCACCTATCTTCATTAACTCTATTGCTTGGGTAAGTAGAAGTGGTAACGAAGACTGGAGAGAGGTTTTTAATGAAAAACCAGCAATTATTGCTACTCATAGTGGAGGTGGAGGAATCCACGTTCTAGAAGCAATGCAAAGCCAACTTTCATTTATTGGAGTGAATGTTATCGCAAGAAAGCTTCACACGACTTACTCTAAACCACTTAATCTAGATAGCTTAGATGCGGCGATGAGACAATTAGTCCAGTATGCAAGTCTCGGATAA
- a CDS encoding DUF4105 domain-containing protein, whose translation MLKILSTLIFLSTPVSASQFDDQWLKLLRYQKSIFGSYESQADNSEFFLSPDGKKFPDAEFQATKESMMISKISESHTICLFPARATYVSKKLKMKLPFSPLECKKTKDLFNKINLDSVSLVFSSYFIEKPASAFGHTFLKLRSKDSKDENNDYLDYGVDYSAQVTTLNPIMYGVLGIFGGFYGKFSLMPYYVKIKEYNDMESRDLWTFKINLNEDEKKQFIYHLLEMNRAKFDYFYFKENCSYHVLALLDAIKPGANLIEKLSFFVPPIDTLHAIKKAEIIDEVRIRPSKYQTLLKRIETIPSSLRGLYQDSIEKESVSDLKVYEALSEQDKVDLLDFLTELIDFNNAETLASSQNEGYKNIVKKKLALNLKRSEINTSSKALDFSNIVKYDSPLEAHNSKRIRVGYARNEQLDSNNLNFEFRFALHDYLEDKVGYIPYATSELFNMKLTYLDKNQKLRLDKIDFVNVEAIRPKSIISNKLSWRFTLSLESDQYALKNRYSQNMNIALGKSFIFKEVTTSLFVKSDNSYDLKVGRYIPTIGPNFLLVTNNSFLNLSIDLSYMYDIKDTQEFSLNLKTRARIPVSKQSQIALIFEKNAEIKPIYSIGYQLNF comes from the coding sequence ATGCTTAAAATTTTATCTACACTTATATTTCTCTCAACTCCTGTTTCAGCAAGTCAATTTGATGATCAGTGGCTTAAACTCCTGAGATACCAGAAATCAATCTTTGGTTCATACGAAAGCCAGGCTGATAATAGTGAATTTTTTCTTTCTCCTGATGGGAAAAAATTCCCAGATGCCGAATTTCAGGCAACAAAAGAAAGTATGATGATCTCAAAGATATCTGAGAGTCATACAATTTGCCTCTTCCCAGCAAGAGCAACTTATGTCAGTAAAAAATTAAAAATGAAACTTCCTTTCAGTCCTCTTGAATGTAAGAAGACTAAGGATTTATTTAATAAGATCAATCTCGATTCAGTTTCTCTCGTGTTTAGTTCTTACTTTATCGAAAAGCCGGCATCGGCTTTTGGTCACACTTTCTTAAAGCTTAGAAGTAAAGACTCTAAAGATGAAAACAATGATTACCTTGATTACGGGGTAGATTACTCAGCTCAAGTCACAACATTAAACCCTATCATGTATGGTGTTCTAGGTATCTTTGGGGGGTTCTACGGGAAATTTTCTTTGATGCCATATTATGTGAAGATCAAAGAGTATAACGACATGGAGTCCCGAGATCTTTGGACATTTAAAATTAATCTTAATGAAGATGAAAAGAAGCAATTTATATATCATCTTCTTGAAATGAATCGCGCGAAGTTTGATTATTTCTATTTTAAAGAAAATTGCTCATACCATGTGCTAGCTCTTCTTGATGCGATTAAGCCAGGAGCAAATCTTATTGAAAAATTAAGCTTCTTTGTTCCACCCATAGATACCCTACATGCTATAAAAAAAGCCGAGATCATTGATGAAGTTAGAATTCGTCCTTCAAAATATCAGACACTCCTAAAGCGAATTGAAACTATCCCAAGTTCACTTCGAGGTCTTTATCAAGACTCGATTGAAAAAGAATCTGTCTCCGATTTAAAAGTTTATGAAGCTTTATCAGAACAGGACAAAGTGGACCTCTTAGATTTTTTAACTGAACTCATCGACTTTAATAATGCCGAGACTCTCGCCTCTTCACAAAATGAGGGTTATAAAAATATTGTAAAAAAGAAACTGGCACTAAACCTTAAAAGAAGTGAAATTAATACATCATCTAAAGCTCTCGATTTTAGCAATATTGTAAAGTATGACTCTCCCCTCGAAGCACATAACTCAAAGAGAATCAGAGTTGGTTATGCAAGAAATGAACAGCTAGACAGTAATAATCTAAATTTTGAATTTCGCTTTGCTCTCCATGATTATCTTGAGGATAAAGTTGGTTACATACCTTACGCGACTTCTGAGCTTTTTAATATGAAACTTACTTACCTTGATAAGAACCAGAAGCTACGTCTTGATAAAATTGATTTCGTGAATGTCGAGGCGATTAGACCAAAGTCAATCATTTCAAATAAACTAAGTTGGCGTTTCACACTCTCTCTTGAATCAGATCAATATGCACTTAAAAACCGTTATTCACAGAATATGAATATCGCTCTTGGTAAGAGTTTCATCTTTAAAGAAGTTACAACCTCGCTATTTGTAAAATCAGATAATAGCTATGATCTTAAAGTCGGCCGCTATATTCCAACTATTGGTCCTAACTTCCTACTCGTTACCAACAATAGCTTCCTCAATCTTTCGATCGACTTAAGCTACATGTATGACATTAAAGATACGCAAGAGTTCTCTTTAAATCTTAAGACAAGGGCTCGTATACCAGTGTCAAAACAGTCACAAATAGCCTTAATCTTTGAAAAAAACGCAGAGATAAAGCCAATATATTCAATTGGTTACCAATTAAACTTCTAA
- a CDS encoding DUF3015 family protein — protein MKKIFATIALLATTSTFAAHGPAGCGLGSVLFEGKEGLVFNVLAATFNGTSGNQTFGMSTGTLGCEDAKSAQVSAVSFIENNLTALSTDISRGEGQTLDAYLTLINAPKANKMELKKNYKTIFSGDMAAKDIHTRISTLIQM, from the coding sequence ATGAAAAAGATTTTTGCAACAATTGCATTATTAGCTACAACATCTACATTTGCAGCTCACGGGCCAGCAGGTTGTGGTCTTGGTTCTGTTCTTTTCGAAGGTAAAGAAGGACTAGTGTTTAATGTTCTTGCTGCTACTTTCAACGGTACTTCAGGTAACCAAACTTTTGGTATGTCTACAGGTACTCTTGGATGTGAAGATGCTAAAAGTGCACAAGTTTCTGCTGTTTCTTTCATCGAAAACAACCTAACAGCACTTTCAACAGACATTTCTAGAGGAGAAGGTCAAACTCTTGATGCTTACTTAACTCTAATTAATGCTCCAAAAGCAAACAAAATGGAACTAAAGAAAAACTACAAAACAATTTTCTCTGGTGACATGGCAGCAAAAGATATTCACACAAGAATTTCTACACTAATCCAAATGTAA
- the ilvA gene encoding threonine ammonia-lyase, with the protein MISFNDILEARERIKKQIIKTPTTYSSTLSSMVKCNVYLKLENLQLTGAYKVRGALNRLEKLSDKEKENGVIASSAGNHAQGVALAAKKLGIKATIVMPETTPLSKIQGTKKFGAEVILHGNVYDEAYEKARELQKDGGKTFIHPFNDHDIIAGQGTIGLEVFEEIEDIDIVVIPIGGGGLISGCALALKTLKPTIRIIGVEATQMPAMKTSIENGKITTISKAKTIADGIAVTTIKENTFEMVQKYVDEIVTVSEAEIAHAIMMLLEVEKVLTEGAGACAFAALASGKIADIKSKNVGIIVSGGNLDLNFLSKVIERGLTADGRRCNLKIVVPDSPGVIADITKTIAKHGANILEIHHNRNFANTHLGETTVNFSLETKGHQHIEEIIESLRTSEYKLTRE; encoded by the coding sequence ATGATTTCGTTCAACGATATATTAGAAGCTAGAGAGCGCATAAAAAAACAAATTATCAAAACACCCACGACATATTCTTCAACGTTAAGTTCAATGGTTAAATGTAATGTATATTTAAAACTAGAGAATCTTCAGTTAACTGGAGCGTATAAAGTTCGTGGAGCACTTAATCGTTTAGAGAAATTAAGTGACAAAGAAAAAGAAAATGGAGTCATTGCATCAAGTGCAGGAAACCATGCTCAAGGTGTAGCGCTAGCTGCAAAGAAGCTTGGTATCAAAGCAACTATCGTAATGCCAGAGACAACTCCCCTTTCCAAAATACAAGGAACAAAGAAATTCGGTGCAGAAGTTATTTTACATGGAAATGTTTATGACGAAGCTTATGAAAAAGCTAGAGAACTGCAAAAAGATGGTGGTAAAACTTTCATCCATCCATTCAATGACCATGACATTATTGCAGGTCAGGGAACTATCGGTCTTGAAGTATTTGAAGAAATCGAAGATATCGATATTGTCGTGATACCAATTGGTGGAGGTGGTCTCATCTCAGGTTGTGCACTTGCGCTAAAAACTTTAAAGCCTACGATTAGAATCATTGGCGTTGAAGCAACACAAATGCCGGCCATGAAAACGAGTATTGAAAATGGAAAAATCACAACTATCAGCAAAGCGAAGACTATCGCAGATGGAATTGCTGTCACAACGATTAAAGAGAATACTTTTGAAATGGTTCAAAAGTATGTCGATGAGATTGTAACAGTTTCAGAGGCTGAAATTGCCCATGCTATCATGATGCTACTTGAAGTGGAGAAAGTTTTAACAGAAGGAGCAGGAGCTTGTGCTTTTGCCGCATTGGCCTCGGGAAAAATCGCCGATATCAAATCAAAAAATGTTGGGATCATTGTTTCTGGAGGAAACCTCGACCTGAACTTTCTATCAAAAGTAATTGAAAGAGGCCTAACTGCTGATGGGAGAAGATGTAATCTTAAGATTGTTGTTCCCGACTCTCCAGGAGTTATCGCAGATATAACCAAAACAATTGCAAAACACGGTGCAAATATTCTTGAAATTCACCACAATAGAAACTTTGCCAATACACACCTAGGTGAAACTACTGTAAACTTCTCTCTAGAGACAAAAGGTCATCAGCATATCGAAGAGATCATCGAATCCCTTCGAACTAGTGAATACAAATTAACGAGAGAATAA
- a CDS encoding TerB family tellurite resistance protein: MGFFDLFIHAEKKEFINKIHQKLSTDFSHLDDNKLVILACLSGLLARVAYVDFNVSDEEKEHIKKSLIECMKLTDPEAEIVTKIAVDEMKELYGLDSRIYCTPLNNILNNDAKYTILELLFAVAASDGNVDNEESNEISYIAKSLLLEKKYFLAAQAGVKDFLGILKKD, encoded by the coding sequence ATGGGATTTTTTGACCTTTTTATACATGCTGAAAAGAAAGAGTTTATTAATAAGATTCACCAAAAGCTAAGTACTGACTTCTCACATCTTGATGATAATAAGTTAGTTATTTTGGCATGCCTTTCTGGCCTCTTGGCCCGAGTCGCCTATGTTGACTTTAACGTAAGTGACGAAGAGAAGGAACATATAAAGAAATCACTCATTGAGTGTATGAAATTAACTGACCCAGAGGCTGAAATTGTTACTAAGATTGCAGTTGATGAGATGAAAGAGCTTTATGGACTTGATTCCCGTATTTACTGTACACCGTTAAATAATATATTAAACAACGACGCAAAATACACAATTCTCGAATTACTCTTTGCCGTTGCAGCCAGTGATGGGAATGTTGATAATGAAGAATCTAATGAGATTAGCTACATTGCGAAATCTCTTCTTCTTGAAAAGAAGTATTTTCTAGCTGCTCAGGCTGGGGTTAAAGATTTTCTTGGTATTTTGAAAAAAGATTAA
- the clpS gene encoding ATP-dependent Clp protease adapter ClpS has protein sequence MEVKINLQALDMKSFNPILSTGDEESDGELGVITRKKLKRPPRYKVLLHNDDYTTMEFVIYVLEKIFGKNQEEAYAIMLLVHNEGRGVCGIFSYEVAESKMKKVSLEAKQNGHPLLCTMEPE, from the coding sequence ATGGAAGTGAAAATTAATCTACAAGCTCTTGACATGAAAAGCTTTAATCCCATCTTAAGTACTGGAGATGAAGAAAGCGACGGTGAACTAGGTGTTATTACGCGTAAAAAGTTAAAGCGCCCGCCACGTTATAAAGTTCTTTTACATAACGATGACTACACCACGATGGAGTTTGTGATTTATGTATTAGAGAAAATCTTTGGAAAGAATCAAGAGGAGGCATATGCCATTATGCTCTTAGTTCATAACGAAGGTCGTGGAGTTTGCGGAATTTTCTCCTACGAAGTTGCAGAGAGTAAAATGAAGAAAGTTTCACTCGAAGCTAAACAAAATGGCCATCCACTGCTTTGTACTATGGAGCCAGAATAG
- a CDS encoding FxsA family protein, which yields MFSILLLLFTVIPALEIYLLFNIGAQIGGLNTLFIVLFTGFTGAYLAKSQGLQILSRIQEDLSRGAVPANEFIHGLLVFGGGLLLLTPGFLTDIMGIAMVFPVTRIMIAHFFKSYFERAIQSGNVQFYSFSSGTRNQQESPGPNRQVGPDTYEAEFKKK from the coding sequence ATGTTTTCAATTTTATTGCTACTTTTTACTGTAATACCAGCGCTCGAAATATACCTACTATTTAATATTGGTGCTCAAATTGGTGGTTTAAATACCTTATTTATTGTTCTATTCACTGGTTTCACTGGAGCCTACCTCGCTAAGAGTCAAGGCCTTCAGATCCTATCTCGCATTCAAGAGGACCTCTCTCGCGGAGCGGTTCCTGCGAATGAGTTTATCCATGGCTTACTTGTTTTTGGCGGTGGTCTACTTTTATTAACTCCAGGATTCCTAACTGACATTATGGGAATCGCCATGGTTTTTCCTGTAACAAGAATAATGATTGCTCACTTCTTCAAATCGTATTTTGAAAGAGCTATTCAGTCAGGAAATGTTCAGTTTTATAGCTTTTCATCTGGAACAAGGAATCAGCAAGAATCGCCTGGGCCAAACCGTCAAGTTGGGCCTGATACTTACGAGGCAGAATTCAAAAAAAAATAG